The region CGAACACCCGCGCCTCCCAGTCGGCGTGGAACGCCGGCTCGTCCGCCTCGATCTCCAGCGCCCCGAACCCGGCCTGGCCACCCACATCGTTGACACGGCTCATGGGGCGAGCCTACGGGCGCGAGCCGGTCAGCGCACGGGGTGGCCCGCCCCCCGCAGGGCGTCCTTGACCTGGGAGATGCGCAGGTCCCCGAAGTGGAAGACGGAGGCGGCCAGGACCGCGTCGGCGCCGGCCGCGACGGCCGGGGCGAAGTCGTCCAGCCGGCCCGCCCCGCCGGAGGCGATCACCGGGACGGTGACGTGCTTGCGGACGGCCCCGATCATCTCGACGTCGTAGCCGTCCTTGGTGCCGTCGGCGTCCATGGAGTTCAGGAGGATCTCGCCGGCGCCCAGTTCGGCGGCGCGGTGGGCCCACTCCACGGCGTCGATGCCGGTGCCGCGGCGGCCGCCGTGGGTGGTGACCTCGTACCCGGACGGGGTCCCGGCGTCGGTGCGGCGGGCGTCGACCGAGAGGACCAGGACCTGGCTGCCGAAGCGTTCGGCGATCTCCCGGATCACGTCGGGGCGGGCGATCGCGGCGGTGTTGACGCCGACCTTGTCGGCGCCGGCCCGCAGCAGCTTGTCGACGTCCCCGGGGGTGCGCACGCCGCCGCCGACCGTGAGGGGGATGAAGACCTGCTCGGCGGTGCGGCGGACCACGTCGTAGGTGGTCTCGCGGTTGCCGGAGGAGGCGGTGATGTCGAGGAAGGTCAGCTCGTCGGCGCCCTCCTGGCCGTAGATCTTGGCCATCTCCACCGGGTCGCCCGCGTCGCGCAGGTTCTGGAAGTTGACGCCCTTGACGACCCGGCCGTTGTCGACGTCCAGGCAAGGGATGACTCGGACCGCCAGGGTCATGTCGGTTCAGGCCTCTCTGACAGTTCTCGGAAGGCTTCCAGTTCTACTTCCACCAGCACACGGGAGTCGACGAAGCCGGAGACCACGACCAGGGTCGAGGCGGGCGGCTGTGCCGCGAAGAGCTCCCGGTGGGCGCGGCCGGCCGCGTCCACATCGCGCAGGTGGGTGAGGTACACACGGGTGCGCAGGACCGCGTCGGCCCCGAGGCCGAACGGCTTGAGCGCGGCCAGTGCGTTGGTGAAGGCGGCCCTGGTCTGTTCGTAGGGGTCGCCCTCACCCTGCAGGACGCCGTCGACCAGTGGCATCGTGCCGGCGACCAGGACCCGGTCGCCGGCCGCCACGGCGCGTGCGAAGCCGAGCTTCTCTTCCCAGGGATTGTCGGTCCGTACGCGCTCGATGGTCATCATGCGGCCTTTCGTTCGCCGTTACGACACTGCTGCCAGCGCCTCTTCGAGGGTGAACGCCTTCGCATAGAGCGCCTTGCCGACAATCGCGCCCTCGACACCTTCCGGTACCAGCGAGGCCAGCACCCGCAGGTCGTCGAGGGAGGAGACGCCGCCGGAGGCGACCACGGGCCGGTCGGTGGCCGCGCAGACGTTCCGGAGCAGCTCGACGTTGGGGCCCTGGAGGGTGCCGTCCTTGTTGATGTCGGTGACGACGTAGCGGGCGCAGCCCTCGGAGTCGAGGCGGGCCAGCGTCTCGTAGAGGTCGCCGCCGTCGCGGGTCCAGCCGCGGCCGCGCAGCGTCGTCCCGCGGACGTCCAGACCGACCGCGATCTTGTCGCCGTGCTCGGCGATGACCTTGGCGACCCACTCGGGGGTCTCCAGCGCGGCGGTGCCGAGGTTGACCCGGCGGCAGCCGGTGGCCAGGGCCGCGGCGAGCGTGTCGTCGTCCCGGATGCCGCCGGACAGCTCGACCTTGATGTCCATGGTGCGGGCGACCTCGGCGATCTGCGCCCGGTTGTCACCGGTGCCGAAGGCCGCGTCCAGGTCGACGAGGTGCAGCCACTCGGCGCCGGCCCGCTGCCAGGCGAGAGCCGCCTCCAGCGGGTCGCCGTAGGAGGTCTCGGAGCCGGACTCGCCGTGCACCAGGCGGACGGCCTGGCCGTCGCGGACGTCCACGGCGGGGAGGAGTTCGAGCTTCGAAGCGTTCGGCATTACAGGGTCTCGATCCAATTGGTCAGGAGCTGGGCACCGGCGTCGCCGGACTTCTCGGGGTGGAACTGGGTGGCCCACAGCGGGCCGTTCTCGACCGCGGCCACGAACCGCTCGCCGTGCGTGGCCCAGGTGACCGCCGGCGCGGTGAGGTGCGGGTTGCCGACCTCCAGCTCCCAGTCGTGCACCGCGTAGGAGTGCACGAAGTAGTAGCGGGCGTCGGCGGGCAGCCCGGCGAAGAGCCGCGAGTCCTCGGGGGCGTCGACGGTGTTCCAGCCCATGTGCGGGACGACGTCGGCCTTGAGCGGGCCGACCGTGCCGGGCCACTCGTCCAGGCCCTCGGTCTCGACGCCGTGCTCGATGCCGCGGCCGAAGAGGATCTGCATCCCCACACAGATGCCCATCACGGGGCGCCCGCCGGCCAGCCGGCGTCCGATGAGCCAGTCGCCGCGGGCCTCCTTGAGCCCGGCCATGCAGGCGGCGAACGCGCCGACGCCGGGGACCAGCAGGCCCTCGGCGTTCATCGCCCGGTCGAAGTCGCGGGTGATCTCCACCTCGGCGCCGACGTGTGCCAGGGCGCGCTCGGCGGAGCGGACGTTGCCGAAGCCGTAGTCGAAGACGACGACGTTCTTAGGACATGCCGAGGGGGTCAATTCCATACCTCCAGCCGCAGCACGCCGGCGAGCAGGCAGAGCGCCGAACCGACGGACAGCAGCACGATCAGGCCCTTGGGCAGCTGCTGCTTCCAGAACGAGTAGACACCGCCGAGGAGGAAGAGCCCGACAAGGATGAAAACGGTGGACAGGCCGTTCACTGCACCCTCCGGTCTGCTTCTGCGCCCGCGCCGCGCAGAGCAGCGGGCGTCGTCGTCCGCGGCCCGGCGGCCGCGCGTGCCTCGCTCACAGGGCTCCCTTGGTGGAGGGGATGATCCCGGCCGCGCGCGGGTCGCGTTCGCTGGCGTAGCGCAGGGCCCGGGCCAGCGCCTTGAACTGGCACTCCACGATGTGGTGGGCGTTGCGGCCGTACGGGACGTGGATGTGCAGCGCTATCTGGGCCTGGGCGACGAAGGACTCGAAGATGTGCCGGGTCATCGTGGTGTCGTAGGAGCCGATCATCGGCGCCATGTTCTCCGGCTCGGTGTGCACCAGGTACGGGCGGCCGGAGAGGTCCACGGTCACCTGGGCGAGCGACTCGTCCAGGGGGACGGTGCAGTTGCCGAAGCGGTAGATCCCGGACTTGTCGCCGAGGGCCTGCTTGAAGGCGGCGCCCAGGGCCAGCGCGGTGTCCTCGATGGTGTGGTGGGTGTCGATGTGCAGGTCGCCGTCGGTCTTGACCTTCAGGTCGAACAGGCCGTGCCGGCCGAGCTGGTCGAGCATGTGGTCGTAGAAGCCCACACCGGTCGACACCTCCACCTCGCCCCTGCCGTCGAGGTCGATCTCGACGAGCACGGACGTTTCCTTGGTCGTGCGCTCCACGCGTCCTACGCGGGTCATCGCTTGCTCTCCTTCAGTACTGCGCGAACCGCGTCGAGGAACGCGTCGTTCTCGGCCGGGGTGCCGGCGGTGACCCGCAGCCAGCCCGGTACGCCGTTGTCACGGACCAGCACGCCGTGGTCGAGGATCGCCTGCCAGGTGGCGTGCGCGTCCTCGAAGAGGCCGAACTGCACGAAGTTGGCGTCGGAGTCGACGACCTGACAGCCGGCCGCCCGCAGCTCGGTGACCAGGCGGTCCCGCTCGGCCTTGAGCTGCTGGACGTACTTCAGGAGCGTGTCGGTGTGCTCCAGCGCGGCGAGCGCGGTGGCCTGGGTGACGGACGAGAGGTGGTACGGGAGCCGGACCAGCTGCACCGCGTCGACCACGGCGGGGTCGGCGGCGAGGTAGCCCAGCCGCAGCCCGGCGGCGCCGAAGGCCTTGGACATGGTCCGGGAGACCACCAGATTCGGCCGGCCCTCGATCAGCGGCAGCAGCGAGGGCCGGTGGCTGAACTCGCCGTAGGCCTCGTCGACCACGACCAGGGCGCCGGCGCCGTCGGCACGGGCCGCCTGCGCCGCCTCGTAGAGGGCGAGCACGGTCGCCTCCCCGACGGCGGTGCCGGTGGGGTTGTTCGGCGAGCAGATGAAGACCACGTCGGGCCGCTGCTCGGCGATGGTGCGGGTGGCCGCCTCGACATCGATGGTGAAGTCGTCGTTGCGCGGGCCGGAGATCCAGCCGGTGCCCGTGCCGCGGGAGATCAGCCCGTGCATGGAGTACGACGGCTCGAAGCCGAGGGCGGTGCGGCCGGGGCCGCCGAAGGTCTGCAGCAGCTGCTGGATGACCTCGTTGGAGCCGTTGGCGGCCCAGACCTGGTCGGTGGCGACCTCGTGGCCGCCGGTGCGGGTGAGGTACCGGGCCAGCTCGGTGCGCAGCTCGACCGCGTCCCGGTCGGGGTAGCGGTTGAGCTCGCGGGCGGCCTCGGTCACCCGCTCGGCGATCCGCCGGACCAGCGGCTCGGGCAGCGGGTAGGGGTTCTCGTTGGTGTTCAGGCGCACCGGGACGTCCAGCTGCGGCGCGCCGTAGGGGGATTTGCCGCGCAGCTCGTCCCGGATGGGGAGCCGGTCGATGCGGGACACGGCGGGGTTACGGGTCACGTGCCTGCTCACTTGCTCTGTGGGACCTTCCAGTCGAACCTGGCCTTCAGCGCGGCGCCGTGGGCCGGGAGGTCCTCGGCCTCGGCGAGGGTCACCACATGGTGGGTGACCTCGGCCAGCGCGTCGCGCGAGTAGTCCACGACATGGATGCCGCGCAGGAAGGACTGCACGGACAGGCCGGAGGAGTGGCAGGCGCAGCCGCCGGTGGGCAGGACGTGGTTGGACCCGGCGCAGTAGTCGCCGAGCGAGACCGGGGCCCAGGGGCCGACGAAGACCGCGCCGGCGTTGCGGACCCGGGCGGCGACGGCGGAGGCGTCGGCCGTCTGGATCTCCAGGTGTTCGGCGCCGTAGGCGTCCACGACCCGGAGGCCCTCGTCGATGCCGTCGACGAGGACGGTCGCGGACTGCCGGCCGCCCAGCGCCTCGGTGATCCGCTCGATGTGCTTGGTGGCGGCGACCTGCCGCTTGAGGGCCGCGTCGACGGCGTCGGCGAGCTCGGCGGAGTCGGTGACCAGCACGGCAGCGGCGAGGGTGTCGTGCTCGGCCTGGCTGATCAGGTCGGCGGCGACGTGCTCGGGGTCGGCGGTGGCGTCCGCGAGGACCGCGATCTCGGTGGGCCCGGCCTCGGCGTCGATGCCGATCCGGCCCTTGAGGAGGCGCTTGGCGGAGGCGACGTAGATGTTGCCGGGGCCCGTGACGAGGTTGACCGGCAGGCACTCCTCCGTGCCGTACGCGAACATCGCGACGGCCTGGGCACCGCCGGCGGCGTAGACCTCGTCGACGCCGAGGAGGGCGCAGGCGGCGAGGATGGTCGGGTGCGGCCGGCCGCCGAACTCCTTCTGCGGCGGGGAGCTGACGGCGATGCCGGTGACGCCCGCTTCCTGCGCCGGGACGACGTTCATGACCACGGACGACGGGTAGACCGCGAGGCCGCCGGGGACGTAGAGGCCGACCCGCTCGACGGGGACCCAGCGTTCGGTGACCGTGCCGCCGGGGACGACCTTGGTGGTGACGTCGGTGCGGCGCTGTTCGCGGTGGACGATCCGGGCGCGCCGGATGGACTCCTCCAGGGCGGCGCGCACGGCCGGGTCCAGCTCCTCGAGGGCGCTGCGCAGTGCCTCCGCGGGCACCCGTACGCGCTCGATCTCGACGCCGTCGAACCGCCGCGCACAATCGATCAGCGCCGCGGTGCCACGATGGCGCACGTCCTCGCAGATGGGCCGCACCTTCTCCAGGGCGGCTTCCACGTCGAACTCGGCACGGGGCAGCAGGTCGCGCAGGGCGCCGCCCTCGGGGAGGGCGTCACCGCGCAGATCGATTCGGGAGATCACCCTCCCAGTGTCTCAGACCCGCTCATGGGCCCATGCGGCCGTATCACTCAGTGATACACAGCGGCACACGCTCCCCACCCGCCGTCACCCGGCCCCCGGAAGTTGACCGGAGTTGGCCCTGACCACGCGTGTTCAAGCAGTCACGGGGCGGGCAAGGGCCACGTGACGGCGTACGGGGACGCCTGTGGGACGCCTCACGACCCGTGCACGAAGTGCGTCCGAACAGGTTGCGACACACCACGGGAGACACAAGGGGGAACCACAGTGACCGAGCCCGGGGACGGCGACGCGCCCGCCGACCTGCAGCTGACCACGGCGGAATGGAGCATGTGGCAGGCCTTCCGCAACGGCAGCACCTGCGACCTGCACATCGGCGACCCGGCCCGCGACGATCCGCACGGACAGCATCTGTGGGGCCCGGAGCGCCGGGTGCGGGCCCGGGTCGTGGCGCTGCTGCTGCTCGACGGGCCGCCGCCGCAGCCGGGCCGGGTCTCCGCGCTCCAGCTCACCGGCGCGTACATCACGGACACTCTCGACCTTGCGGGCGGCACGATCAAGCCATTCGTCGAGCTGCGGGACTGCCGCTTCGAGGCCGAGGTGGTGCTGCCGGAGAGCCGGTTCACCACGCTGCGGATGGTGAACTGTGCGATACCCCGGCTGGAGGCGGCCCGGCTGCACACCGAGGGCGATCTCCATCTGCCGCGCTGCGTGGTGCACTCCGGCATCCGGCTCAGCGACGCGCACATCGGCACGGACCTGATGCTCAACCAGACCGTGGTGCACAAGGACCGGCAGGGCCGGTCGATCATGGCGGACGGGATGACCGTCGCCCAGGACCTGCAGGCCGAGATGACCGAGTCCTACGGCGAGCTGTCGCTGCGCGGCGCGACCATCGGCGGGTCGCTGAGCCTGCGCGGCAGCCGGCTGAGCAACCCCTTCGGCCGCCGGGCGCTGAACGCCCCGCAGCTGACCGTCGAGCGCACCCTCCATCTGACCGCGGCGGGCCTGGCCAACTCGCCGTTCTCCAGCACCGCCACGCCCCCGTACGGCATCGCGCACACCCCCTCGCGCGGCACCCGTATGCAGCGCTTCGAGTGCGAGGGCGGGATGCGGCTGGACGACGGGCGGTTCGGCGACGCGGTCGACTTCGAGCACGCCCGGTTCGTCATGGAGTCCGACCAGGAGCTGTCGCTGCGCCGCATCCAGACGCCCGAGCTGCGCTTCCTCGGCGAGCGCCCGCAGCGCGGCCGGGTGATCCTCTCCGGTGCCCGGGTCGTCAACCTCATCGACAAGTCGGCGAGCTGGCCGGGGCTCGGCGGACTGTGGATGGCGGGCTTCTCGTACGAGACGCTGATCCCGCGCGGCCCCTTCCCGCTGGCGATGCGGCTGCAGTGGGTGGCCGCGGCGACCCCGGAGTACGCGCCCGAGCCGTACGAGATGCTCGCCACCTCGCTGCGCACCACCGGCGAGGACTCCGACGCCCGCGAGGTGCTGCTGGCCAAGCAGCGGCGGCGCCGCGAGACGCTGCCGCTGGCGGCCAAGGCCTGGGGGTTCCTCCAGGACTGGACGGTGGCCTACGGCTACCGCCCGGGGCGGGCCGCGGTGTGGATGGCCATCCTGTGGGCGATCGGCACGGTCTACTTCTCGATGTCCCCGCCCCCGCCCCTCAAGGCGGGCGAGGCGCCCCCCTGGAACCCGTACCTCTACTCCCTGGACCTGCTGCTGCCGGTGATCGACCTCAACCAGGGAGCCGCCTGGAAGCCGGAGGGCGGCGCACAGTGGGCGGCCGCCCTCCTGATCCTGGCGGGCTGGGTCCTGGCCACGACGGTCGCGGCGGGCGCGTCGCGATTGCTGCGCAGGCAGTAGGTTGAGGCTTCCCACGTTTTTGTCTTTCGCGCCGTGGTGGTTGCTCGCCGTTGCCCGCCCGCTAACGCGGTGCCGGCCGCTGCGCTTTGCCTCGGCTCACTTTTGGCTTTCTCGCTGTTGCGCCTGCGGCGGGCCGGTCCGCTGCGCGGGGCTGTCGGGTGCGGTGACGGGCCTGCGCGGGTGGGGGTGTCCGGACTGCTTCGCTTTACGTCCGGACACCCCCACCCGCTCCGACCCGCCCCCTCCCGTGGGTGGGAAGGAAAAACGTGGGTGGGGCTGCAGGTCGGTGGTCCAGTGCGGCTCGTGGGTCGCAGAGAAGCGGCTTACGGTTGGCCCGCCCCCACTCACCGTCACTTCATTCCCCCACGGGAGGGGACGGGCCGGAGGGGCCTGGTGTGTGGACGTAAAGCGAAGCAGTCCACACACCAGGCCCCGGAGGTCCGTCACCGCACCCACAGCCCCGCGCAGCGGACCCCGCCCGCCGCAGGCGCAACGGCGAACAACCACCACGACGGGACAGTCGACAACGTGGGAAGGAAAGCCAAGCGCAACCCCCACGACGGGACAGCCGACAACGTGGGAAGCAAAGCCAGTCGCAACCACAACGACGGGATTCCCGACCACGTGGGAACACAGCAGAGCGCAGCGTCTAGGCTTACGGGCTGTGACCTCCGTGCGCCTACCGCTCTTCCCGTTGAACTCGGTGCTGTTCCCGGGCCTCGTGCTCCCGCTGAACGTCTTCGAGGCGCGGTACCGGGCGATGATGCGCGATCTGAGCGCGGTGCCCGAGGACGACCGCCGCTTCGCCGTGATCGCGATCCGGGACGGCCGCGAGGTCGCCGCCACCGCCCAGGGCATGCCGGACGCCACGCTGCCTTCCGCCGAGGGCCCCACGGCGGGCTTCGGCGACGACCCCATGCAGGCGTTCCACGCCGTGGGCTGTATCGCCGACGCGGCGACCATCCGGGAGAAGTCGTCCGACGACGACACCGGCTACGAGGTCCTCGCCACCGGCACCACCCGCTTCCGGCTGCTGTCGGTGGACACCTCGGGGCCGTATCTGACCGGCGAGCTGGAGGAGCTGGAGGACGGCGACGGGGAGGGCGCGGGCGCGCTCGCCTCGGGCGTCGTACGGGCCTTCCGCACCTACCAGAAGCGGCTGGCCTGGGCGAACGAGCGGACCCTGTCGAGCGGACAGGACCTGCCGGCCGACCCGTCGGTGCTGTCGTACCTCGTCGCTGCCGCGGCCGTGCTGGACGTCCCCGCCAAGCAGCGGCTGCTGGAGGCGCCGGACACCGCGTCCCGGCTGGGGCAGGAGCTGAAACTGCTTCGCCAGGAGTCGGCGCTGCTCGGTAAGCTCCCGTCGCTGCCGGCGGTGGACCTGACCCGGCAGCCGACCAGCCCCAACTGACCGACCGGCCCGACCCACGCGAGGCACGAAGACGGTGGCGAAGAAGTCCAGGAAATCCGTCGGCACGCCTGCCACGGCGGCCCTCACCGCGGCGGGCGTCGCGTTCACCACGCACGCCTACGCGCACGACCCGGCCGCCGCGTCGTACGGCGAGGAGGCCGCCGAGGCCCTCGGTGTCGCGCCCGACCAGGTGTTCAAGACGCTGCTGGCGGACGTCGACGGCACCCTGACGGTCGCCGTGGTCCCGGTGTCGGGGTCGCTGGACCTCAAGGCGCTGGCGGCCGCGGTGGGCGGCAAGCGGGCCACGATGGCCGATCCGGCGGCGGCCGAGCGCAGCACGGGCTACGTCCTGGGCGGGATCTCGCCGCTGGGGCAGCGCAAACGGCTGCGCACGGTCGTGGACGCCTCGGCCGAGGGCCGGGCGACGGTCTGTGTGTCGGCGGGGCGGCGCGGGCTGGAGGTCGAGCTGTCGCCGGAGGATCTGGTGGCGCTCACGGGGGCGCACCTCGCGCCGATCGCCCGCGGCTGAAACGCACGGCGGGGCGACCAGAGGACCGGCCGCCCCGTACGTCTGCGCAGGTCAGTCCGCGGCGGGCGGCTGCGGCGTCGGCTCGTCCCCGGGCCAGTGCGGCGCCTCCGGCTCCGGGTCGCGCGGCCCGAACAGCCCGGTCAGTGCGAGCTGGGTGAGCATCGCGCCGATCGGCCAGGCCAGCAGCGCGCCCTTGGCCTGCAGCCGCAGCGGGCCGTCGAAGGTCACCCCGGGGCCGACCTGCTTGGCGTGTGCGGCCACGTCCGGCGTGGGGCCCAGCCACATGCCCGTCACCCAGCCCAGCACGGCGCCGAGCAGCCCGCCCACGACCAGCGCCACGACCAGCGGGATCCCGCCGCGCCGGCGGAAGAGGAAGACCGCGGCGGCGGTGAGCACGCCGAAGCCGAGGGACAGCAGGACGAAGGTGCCGTCCGCGCCGATCGCCTCCTCGCCCTCGGTGTTCTTGAGATAGACGTTGCGGGTGTCCGCGATCAGCGGGATGTGCGGCGCGAG is a window of Streptomyces caniferus DNA encoding:
- the hisF gene encoding imidazole glycerol phosphate synthase subunit HisF — encoded protein: MTLAVRVIPCLDVDNGRVVKGVNFQNLRDAGDPVEMAKIYGQEGADELTFLDITASSGNRETTYDVVRRTAEQVFIPLTVGGGVRTPGDVDKLLRAGADKVGVNTAAIARPDVIREIAERFGSQVLVLSVDARRTDAGTPSGYEVTTHGGRRGTGIDAVEWAHRAAELGAGEILLNSMDADGTKDGYDVEMIGAVRKHVTVPVIASGGAGRLDDFAPAVAAGADAVLAASVFHFGDLRISQVKDALRGAGHPVR
- a CDS encoding Rid family hydrolase, which encodes MTIERVRTDNPWEEKLGFARAVAAGDRVLVAGTMPLVDGVLQGEGDPYEQTRAAFTNALAALKPFGLGADAVLRTRVYLTHLRDVDAAGRAHRELFAAQPPASTLVVVSGFVDSRVLVEVELEAFRELSERPEPT
- the priA gene encoding bifunctional 1-(5-phosphoribosyl)-5-((5-phosphoribosylamino)methylideneamino)imidazole-4-carboxamide isomerase/phosphoribosylanthranilate isomerase PriA — translated: MPNASKLELLPAVDVRDGQAVRLVHGESGSETSYGDPLEAALAWQRAGAEWLHLVDLDAAFGTGDNRAQIAEVARTMDIKVELSGGIRDDDTLAAALATGCRRVNLGTAALETPEWVAKVIAEHGDKIAVGLDVRGTTLRGRGWTRDGGDLYETLARLDSEGCARYVVTDINKDGTLQGPNVELLRNVCAATDRPVVASGGVSSLDDLRVLASLVPEGVEGAIVGKALYAKAFTLEEALAAVS
- the hisH gene encoding imidazole glycerol phosphate synthase subunit HisH; this encodes MELTPSACPKNVVVFDYGFGNVRSAERALAHVGAEVEITRDFDRAMNAEGLLVPGVGAFAACMAGLKEARGDWLIGRRLAGGRPVMGICVGMQILFGRGIEHGVETEGLDEWPGTVGPLKADVVPHMGWNTVDAPEDSRLFAGLPADARYYFVHSYAVHDWELEVGNPHLTAPAVTWATHGERFVAAVENGPLWATQFHPEKSGDAGAQLLTNWIETL
- the hisB gene encoding imidazoleglycerol-phosphate dehydratase HisB translates to MTRVGRVERTTKETSVLVEIDLDGRGEVEVSTGVGFYDHMLDQLGRHGLFDLKVKTDGDLHIDTHHTIEDTALALGAAFKQALGDKSGIYRFGNCTVPLDESLAQVTVDLSGRPYLVHTEPENMAPMIGSYDTTMTRHIFESFVAQAQIALHIHVPYGRNAHHIVECQFKALARALRYASERDPRAAGIIPSTKGAL
- a CDS encoding histidinol-phosphate transaminase, encoding MSRIDRLPIRDELRGKSPYGAPQLDVPVRLNTNENPYPLPEPLVRRIAERVTEAARELNRYPDRDAVELRTELARYLTRTGGHEVATDQVWAANGSNEVIQQLLQTFGGPGRTALGFEPSYSMHGLISRGTGTGWISGPRNDDFTIDVEAATRTIAEQRPDVVFICSPNNPTGTAVGEATVLALYEAAQAARADGAGALVVVDEAYGEFSHRPSLLPLIEGRPNLVVSRTMSKAFGAAGLRLGYLAADPAVVDAVQLVRLPYHLSSVTQATALAALEHTDTLLKYVQQLKAERDRLVTELRAAGCQVVDSDANFVQFGLFEDAHATWQAILDHGVLVRDNGVPGWLRVTAGTPAENDAFLDAVRAVLKESKR
- the hisD gene encoding histidinol dehydrogenase produces the protein MISRIDLRGDALPEGGALRDLLPRAEFDVEAALEKVRPICEDVRHRGTAALIDCARRFDGVEIERVRVPAEALRSALEELDPAVRAALEESIRRARIVHREQRRTDVTTKVVPGGTVTERWVPVERVGLYVPGGLAVYPSSVVMNVVPAQEAGVTGIAVSSPPQKEFGGRPHPTILAACALLGVDEVYAAGGAQAVAMFAYGTEECLPVNLVTGPGNIYVASAKRLLKGRIGIDAEAGPTEIAVLADATADPEHVAADLISQAEHDTLAAAVLVTDSAELADAVDAALKRQVAATKHIERITEALGGRQSATVLVDGIDEGLRVVDAYGAEHLEIQTADASAVAARVRNAGAVFVGPWAPVSLGDYCAGSNHVLPTGGCACHSSGLSVQSFLRGIHVVDYSRDALAEVTHHVVTLAEAEDLPAHGAALKARFDWKVPQSK
- a CDS encoding oxidoreductase, giving the protein MTEPGDGDAPADLQLTTAEWSMWQAFRNGSTCDLHIGDPARDDPHGQHLWGPERRVRARVVALLLLDGPPPQPGRVSALQLTGAYITDTLDLAGGTIKPFVELRDCRFEAEVVLPESRFTTLRMVNCAIPRLEAARLHTEGDLHLPRCVVHSGIRLSDAHIGTDLMLNQTVVHKDRQGRSIMADGMTVAQDLQAEMTESYGELSLRGATIGGSLSLRGSRLSNPFGRRALNAPQLTVERTLHLTAAGLANSPFSSTATPPYGIAHTPSRGTRMQRFECEGGMRLDDGRFGDAVDFEHARFVMESDQELSLRRIQTPELRFLGERPQRGRVILSGARVVNLIDKSASWPGLGGLWMAGFSYETLIPRGPFPLAMRLQWVAAATPEYAPEPYEMLATSLRTTGEDSDAREVLLAKQRRRRETLPLAAKAWGFLQDWTVAYGYRPGRAAVWMAILWAIGTVYFSMSPPPPLKAGEAPPWNPYLYSLDLLLPVIDLNQGAAWKPEGGAQWAAALLILAGWVLATTVAAGASRLLRRQ
- a CDS encoding LON peptidase substrate-binding domain-containing protein, whose product is MTSVRLPLFPLNSVLFPGLVLPLNVFEARYRAMMRDLSAVPEDDRRFAVIAIRDGREVAATAQGMPDATLPSAEGPTAGFGDDPMQAFHAVGCIADAATIREKSSDDDTGYEVLATGTTRFRLLSVDTSGPYLTGELEELEDGDGEGAGALASGVVRAFRTYQKRLAWANERTLSSGQDLPADPSVLSYLVAAAAVLDVPAKQRLLEAPDTASRLGQELKLLRQESALLGKLPSLPAVDLTRQPTSPN
- the ybaK gene encoding Cys-tRNA(Pro) deacylase — encoded protein: MAKKSRKSVGTPATAALTAAGVAFTTHAYAHDPAAASYGEEAAEALGVAPDQVFKTLLADVDGTLTVAVVPVSGSLDLKALAAAVGGKRATMADPAAAERSTGYVLGGISPLGQRKRLRTVVDASAEGRATVCVSAGRRGLEVELSPEDLVALTGAHLAPIARG
- a CDS encoding ABC transporter permease; amino-acid sequence: MTAPLTPPDNQPPDEPQHPEAAPVADHGGLGGPELARELREGALIALVVAVSGVLLGVLWNWLAPHIPLIADTRNVYLKNTEGEEAIGADGTFVLLSLGFGVLTAAAVFLFRRRGGIPLVVALVVGGLLGAVLGWVTGMWLGPTPDVAAHAKQVGPGVTFDGPLRLQAKGALLAWPIGAMLTQLALTGLFGPRDPEPEAPHWPGDEPTPQPPAAD